Below is a genomic region from Campylobacter concisus ATCC 51562.
AAATATCAAAACCAAAAATCCTGATAGCTCAGAAATAGATTGTTCCATAAATTTTATGGCGTCATTACTGCTTTTTATACTCCTGGCGCCTACACCGTAAGCTACGCCTACTACTATAAAAAGCAACATCATAAAAACAACAATAGAATGCATAAAAGTAGATTTCATAAAGCTTTCATTGCCTTTTGCTCCAAATAAAGAGCCTGAAGGCAAAATAGCCACAAGCAATAAAATCACAAAAACGATCAATGCTATTAGCGAAAATTTTAAGCCACGTTTTTGCTCTGCACTTATCTCGCTATGCTCTTTTAGGCTAAAATCACCCAAAAAATCAAATTTGCCAAGCCTAGGCTCTACGATTTTATCCGTTACAAACCAGCCAACAAATACGATCAAAAATGTCGAAACGATCATAAAATACCAATTTGCAGTTGCTAATACTACATAATCTGGATTTAACACGCTAGCTGCTTGCATAGAAAATGCCGCAAACATAGGGTCATTTGTACCGATTAATAAATTTGCCGACCAGCCACCGCTAACACCAGCAAAAGCAGCAGCTAGTCCAGCAATTGGATGGCGACCAAATCCAGCAAATAAAATAGCTCCGAGCGGGATTAGCACAACATAGCCAACCGAGGAAGCAACATTTGACATTACGCCAAGGAAAATAACGATTGGAGTTACCCATATTTTGGAAGATTTTAAGGCAATCTTTGTCATAAGTGCTGACAAAAGTCCAGACTTGTCTGCGATACCAATACCTAGAATAATCGCAAAGACTACTCCCAAAGGATAAAAATTAGTAAAATTTTTAAGCACAGACGAAACAAAAGATCTAAGGCTATCAGCAGAAAGCAAATTTATAACATTTGCATTAAGCTGTGATATTTGTCCGTCTTTGATAGCCTGATAGCTTACACCAACGCCCATCTTTTCTAGCACAAACGATATTATTATCGTAATAATCGAAAGATAGATAAAAAGCATAGTTGGATTTGGCAATTTGT
It encodes:
- a CDS encoding AbgT family transporter gives rise to the protein MNKKNNSSILSFIENFGNKLPNPTMLFIYLSIITIIISFVLEKMGVGVSYQAIKDGQISQLNANVINLLSADSLRSFVSSVLKNFTNFYPLGVVFAIILGIGIADKSGLLSALMTKIALKSSKIWVTPIVIFLGVMSNVASSVGYVVLIPLGAILFAGFGRHPIAGLAAAFAGVSGGWSANLLIGTNDPMFAAFSMQAASVLNPDYVVLATANWYFMIVSTFLIVFVGWFVTDKIVEPRLGKFDFLGDFSLKEHSEISAEQKRGLKFSLIALIVFVILLLVAILPSGSLFGAKGNESFMKSTFMHSIVVFMMLLFIVVGVAYGVGARSIKSSNDAIKFMEQSISELSGFLVLIFFAAQFTYLFNTSNIGLVLSIKGSIFLKEVGLTGLSLIIVFIFLIAFINLFIAVDSAKWAMMAPIFVPMFMNLGLSPELTQAAFRIGDSTTNIITPLMPFFVLIVAFMQKYNKELKIGSVVSIMLPYTVAFLISWTALMSFWYIFDLPLGPGAVIHYVK